In Salana multivorans, a single genomic region encodes these proteins:
- the caiB gene encoding L-carnitine CoA-transferase — protein MTQRSTSAIPGFGPLEGVRVVYSAVEIAAPTAAALLSEWGAEVIWIENTRTGDSMRDTTYVKELERRNQRSIAMNPFSEEGRTVLFELLRDADIFIESSKGPTYARRGLTDDVLWEHNPALVIAHVSGFGQYGVPERVNRAAYDLTVQAYSGYLAQNGTPEQPMAPLPYVGDYFTSEMVAASVLAALTKARATGQGESIDIAMYEVMLRIGAYYYMDYLNAGTRYPRPGARHPNLCGIGEYACKDGYIGLCVYGVPQNKYLLERIGLGHLWGTEEYPEDTAALWLDGPKAELIEQRLDEFCLTQNRFELEEEFSAVGIAANAILEFEDLDREEHLRQREAIVEWENTAGDTVRGIGIVPKFTRSPGRIWRPMPELGQDTDAVLTEAGFTPERIAELEANGTIRRG, from the coding sequence GTGACTCAGCGCAGCACGTCAGCCATCCCCGGCTTCGGCCCTCTCGAGGGGGTCAGGGTCGTCTACTCGGCCGTCGAGATCGCCGCCCCGACCGCCGCGGCCCTGCTCTCGGAGTGGGGCGCCGAGGTGATCTGGATCGAGAACACCCGCACGGGCGACTCGATGCGTGACACCACGTACGTCAAGGAGCTCGAGCGGCGCAACCAGCGCAGCATCGCGATGAACCCGTTCAGCGAGGAGGGCCGGACGGTCCTGTTCGAGCTGCTCCGGGACGCCGACATCTTCATCGAGTCCTCCAAGGGCCCGACCTACGCGCGCCGCGGCCTGACCGACGACGTCCTGTGGGAGCACAACCCGGCCCTCGTCATCGCCCACGTGTCCGGGTTCGGCCAGTACGGCGTGCCGGAGCGGGTCAACCGCGCCGCCTACGACCTCACGGTCCAGGCCTACTCCGGGTATCTCGCGCAGAACGGGACGCCCGAGCAGCCGATGGCACCCCTGCCCTACGTCGGTGACTACTTCACCTCCGAGATGGTCGCGGCGTCGGTCCTCGCCGCCCTCACCAAGGCGCGCGCCACGGGCCAGGGCGAGAGCATCGACATCGCGATGTACGAGGTGATGCTCCGCATCGGCGCGTACTACTACATGGACTACCTCAACGCCGGCACGCGCTACCCGCGCCCCGGCGCCCGTCACCCCAACCTGTGCGGCATCGGCGAGTACGCGTGCAAGGACGGGTACATCGGCCTGTGCGTCTACGGCGTCCCGCAGAACAAGTACCTGCTCGAGCGGATCGGGCTGGGCCACCTGTGGGGGACGGAGGAGTACCCGGAGGACACGGCGGCGCTGTGGCTCGACGGGCCGAAGGCCGAGCTGATCGAGCAGAGGCTCGACGAGTTCTGCCTCACCCAGAACCGCTTCGAGCTGGAGGAGGAGTTCTCCGCCGTCGGGATCGCCGCCAACGCGATCCTCGAGTTCGAGGACCTCGACCGCGAGGAGCACCTGCGTCAGCGCGAGGCCATCGTCGAGTGGGAGAACACCGCCGGCGACACCGTGCGCGGGATCGGCATCGTGCCGAAGTTCACCAGGAGCCCGGGACGGATCTGGCGGCCGATGCCGGAGCTCGGCCAGGACACGGACGCCGTCCTGACCGAGGCCGGCTTCACCCCCGAGCGGATCGCCGAGCTCGAGGCCAACGGGACGATTCGGAGAGGATGA